A single genomic interval of Prunus dulcis chromosome 5, ALMONDv2, whole genome shotgun sequence harbors:
- the LOC117627567 gene encoding transcription factor MYB39-like — MGRSPSCDEQSGLKKGPWTTEEDEKLMDYIARHGHGSWRALPKLAGLNRCGKSCRLRWTNYLRPDIKRGKFSEDEERVIINLHSVVGNKWSKIATHLPGRTDNEIKNYWNTHLRKKLLHMGIDPTTHKPRTDLNHLLNLSQLLRAANVGQMNMSSWDNALSLRLQAGAAQQAKMQLLQHLCMQVVNSSISAAAPPPPLPNIDMMSTFGYQNLNQFGGQANSLEGFEGHNNSNNNNNNNIPTFDNNMSSYYEDMLQTKNPFPALVSASPGTSCNTNTNQMENSMSGDPAADCFSTHSPTTIFEAWEKLMDDETSESYWKDILE; from the exons ATGGGCAGATCCCCTTCTTGCGATGAACAGAGTGGTTTGAAGAAAGGTCCATGGACCACAGAGGAAGATGAGAAATTGATGGATTATATTGCCAGACATGGCCATGGAAGCTGGAGAGCTCTCCCCAAGCTTGCAGGCCTGAACCGGTGTGGCAAGAGTTGCAGACTAAGGTGGACAAATTACCTCAGGCCAGATATTAAGAGGGGAAAATTCTCCGAAGACGAAGAAAGAGTTATCATCAATCTTCACTCAGTTGTTGGAAACAA gtgGTCAAAGATTGCAACTCATCTTCCGGGGAGAACGGATAATGAAATCAAGAACTACTGGAACACCCACCTGAGAAAGAAGCTGCTACACATGGGGATTGATCCAACCACCCACAAGCCAAGGACTGACCTCAATCACCTTCTGAATCTTTCACAGTTGCTCAGAGCAGCAAATGTCGGGCAGATGAATATGAGTTCTTGGGACAATGCCCTAAGCCTGAGGCTACAAGCAGGAGCAGCCCAACAAGCCAAAATGCAGCTACTGCAACATTTATGCATGCAGGTTGTGAACTCATCAATTTCTGCTgctgctcctcctcctccacttCCTAATATTGACATGATGAGCACTTTTGGTTATCAAAATCTCAACCAATTTGGAGGGCAAGCCAACTCATTGGAAGGCTTTGAAGGACATAATAATagcaataataataataataataatattcctACTTTTGACAACAACATGAGCAGTTACTATGAAGATATGCTGCAGACCAAGAACCCATTTCCTGCATTAGTTTCAGCATCTCCTGGGACTTCTTGCAACACCAACACCAACCAAATGGAAAATAGCATGAGTGGTGATCCTGCAGCAGATTGCTTCTCCACTCACTCTCCCACCACCATCTTTGAGGCTTGGGAGAAGCTCATGGATGATGAAACCAGTGAATCCTACTGGAAAGATATACTAGAGTAG
- the LOC117628820 gene encoding inositol-tetrakisphosphate 1-kinase 1: MAERRFGIGYALAPKKQQSFIQESLVGLARSRGIDLVRIDTERSLADQGPFDCVMHKLYGNDWKRQLEEFRVKNPNAVIIDSPEEIERLHNRISMLQVVSELKIEHESDTFGIPKQIVIYDKETLFDRQAWEGLKFPVIAKPLVADGSAKSHKMALVFNHDGLDNLKPPIVLQEFVNHGGVIFKVYVVGEHVKCVKRKSLPDVSEEEKLGSLDGLLSFSQISNLANNERTDDKYYKMMQLDDTEMPPQSFITDIARGLRQGLRLNLFNFDVIRDARFGNRYLIIDINYFPGYAKMPGYETLLTDFFCDIMQKKEKDGAENTGLDSYEVLSCDDEVRKIVSSDGDDGGDLNVEEENSIKV, from the coding sequence ATGGCGGAGCGGAGGTTCGGGATAGGCTATGCTTTGGCGCCGAAGAAGCAGCAGAGCTTCATCCAAGAGTCGCTGGTCGGCCTCGCGAGATCGCGCGGCATCGATCTCGTACGGATCGACACTGAGCGCTCGCTGGCGGATCAGGGGCCGTTCGATTGTGTGATGCACAAGTTGTACGGCAACGATTGGAAGCGGCAGCTGGAGGAGTTCAGGGTGAAGAACCCTAATGCGGTGATAATCGACTCGCCGGAGGAGATCGAGCGGCTGCACAATCGGATTTCGATGCTGCAGGTGGTTTCGGAGCTGAAAATCGAGCACGAGAGTGATACGTTTGGGATTCCGAAGCAGATTGTGATATACGACAAGGAAACGCTGTTTGATCGTCAGGCTTGGGAGGGTCTGAAGTTCCCGGTAATCGCGAAGCCTCTGGTCGCCGACGGCAGCGCCAAGTCGCACAAAATGGCCCTGGTTTTCAACCACGACGGGCTCGACAACCTCAAACCCCCAATTGTGCTTCAGGAGTTTGTGAACCATGGCGGCGTCATCTTCAAGGTGTATGTGGTTGGAGAACATGTGAAATGCGTGAAGCGTAAGTCACTCCCTGACGTTTccgaagaagagaaattgGGAAGCTTGGATGGCTTGTTGTCGTTCTCGCAGATATCCAATCTTGCAAACAATGAGAGAACTGATGACAAGTACTACAAGATGATGCAGTTGGACGACACAGAGATGCCGCCACAGAGCTTTATCACTGATATTGCAAGAGGGTTGCGGCAAGGGCTGAGGTTGAACCTGTTTAACTTTGATGTGATTCGGGACGCGAGGTTTGGTAACCGGTATTTGATAATTGACATTAATTACTTTCCTGGATATGCCAAAATGCCGGGTTACGAGACTCTGTTGACTGATTTCTTTTGCGATattatgcaaaagaaagagaaagatggGGCAGAGAACACTGGTTTGGATAGTTATGAGGTACTTAGCTGTGATGACGAAGTGAGGAAAATTGTAAGTAGTGATGGGGATGATGGGGGTGATCTTAACGTAGAAGAGGAGAACTCAATTAAAGTTTGA